A section of the Agromyces aurantiacus genome encodes:
- a CDS encoding TetR/AcrR family transcriptional regulator — translation MSTPTRTRASRKSPAERSAEIADAAREVALEHGLAAVTLRSIAARVGVAPALVAHYQPNMDALVAATFGRVVSDELAEVRDLVDALPTPRERLAALLDTLLDGTRDEVTVIWVESWALGRRNEALAERVRQEMDDWRGFVQGIVEAGVASGEFETDDAASVAWQLLGMIDGLNAHALVRWEDATDRGSRIGHAVEGMLGLPRGALAPARG, via the coding sequence ATGTCAACACCCACCCGCACGCGGGCCTCGCGGAAGAGCCCTGCCGAGCGATCGGCCGAGATCGCGGATGCCGCCCGCGAGGTCGCGCTCGAGCACGGCCTCGCCGCGGTGACCCTGCGCTCCATCGCGGCCCGCGTGGGCGTCGCCCCGGCCCTGGTGGCGCACTACCAGCCCAACATGGACGCGCTCGTCGCGGCCACCTTCGGCCGCGTCGTCTCCGACGAGCTCGCCGAGGTCCGCGACCTCGTCGACGCCCTGCCGACGCCGCGCGAACGCCTCGCAGCCCTGCTCGACACCCTGCTCGACGGCACGCGCGACGAGGTCACCGTGATCTGGGTCGAGTCCTGGGCGCTCGGCCGCCGCAACGAGGCGCTCGCCGAACGCGTGCGCCAGGAGATGGACGACTGGCGCGGATTCGTGCAGGGCATCGTCGAGGCGGGCGTCGCCTCCGGCGAGTTCGAGACGGATGACGCGGCCTCCGTCGCCTGGCAGCTGCTGGGCATGATCGACGGGCTCAACGCGCACGCCCTGGTGCGCTGGGAGGACGCGACCGACCGCGGCTCGCGCATCGGCCACGCCGTCGAGGGCATGCTCGGACTGCCGCGCGGCGCGCTCGCGCCGGCGCGCGGCTGA
- a CDS encoding TM0106 family RecB-like putative nuclease, whose product MYLVGETVVTSASDLKKASDCEFAFLRELDVKLGRETLFEPVADAMLERAGRLGDEHEIRVLQRYRDEFGGGVVEIARPDLRDADQVTAAVEATREAFASGAPVVFQATFVDDGFVGFADFIVRQPDGRYLVQDSKLARRARVTALLQLAAYATQLDRLGIPRADTVELLLGDGTTSSHRLEDIEPVYLLRRDRLRQIVDERVAADGPVEWGDPRYTLDGRCPTCDLEVQANRDLLLVAGLRITQRAHFLEAGITTIDELAASSGPVEGVLDATLDALRVQAQLQLAAEANELAAAASGERAPDAPPLPPPVVVREPGALAAIPEPDAGDLFFDFEGDPLYTEGPATDWGLDYLFGMIDTAERFTPIWAHSFAEEREALLEFLAFVKERRERHPNLHIYHYASYERTHLTSIAARHGVGEAEVDQLLADGVLVDLYPIVKRAVRVGSRSYSIKKLEPLYMGAELREADVKSGGDSILEYVRARELQATGGVDPATGLSGPEAAQVVLDDLAEYNRYDCVSTLRLRDWLLGLARERGIAPVPALLLAEPTGKHYAASPLAVELDRLAGPDEARRGDPDRTALALAAAAIDYHDREMKTFWWGHFFRVEQPLEAWEDHRDVLVVDPARTLVLQDWYREGRMQQDRRELLLRGRVAPGSRFSPGADLYLLYEWPAPFPSDVRRPGSRASTRATVIEATADGVRIAERSVAGETWRELPAALVPGNPPPAGRQKDAIAEWARPIVEQHPRWPKDAAIDLLRRIPPRTRSGSLAPLPDHEYVGAVVRSLGDLDDSYLAVQGPPGTGKTYVASRVIARLVGHHGWKVGVVAQSHAVVEHLLDAIVSAGLDSRLIAKAPKERDEPVERGWTAIEKDGASAFIAAHQSTGFVYGGTAWDFANAGRVGRRALDLLVIDEAGQFSLASTIAASVAARRLLLLGDPQQLPQVSQGTHPEPVDMSALGWIADGHDVLPPELGYFLAESRRMHPALAAPVSQLSYEGELESHSCAALRRIEGVEPGLTPVPIEHEGNTTESAEEASEVVRIVASVLGRPYVGTTDGPDGPQAAEARPLAQSDLIVVTPYNAQLALVRDALDRAGYRDIPVGTVDKFQGQEAAVAIVSLAASSAAAAPRGVEFLLLKNRLNVAISRAQVAAFLVYSPGLLDALPRTPQGVAQLSAFARLVDVELPSLDRAPAGLATSDRAEPAAAPA is encoded by the coding sequence ATGTACCTGGTAGGCGAGACCGTCGTCACGAGCGCGAGCGACCTGAAGAAGGCGTCCGACTGCGAGTTCGCGTTCCTGCGCGAACTCGACGTCAAGCTCGGCCGCGAGACGCTCTTCGAACCGGTCGCCGACGCGATGCTCGAGCGGGCCGGACGGCTCGGCGACGAGCACGAGATCCGGGTGCTCCAGCGCTACCGCGACGAGTTCGGCGGGGGCGTCGTCGAGATCGCGCGCCCCGACCTCCGCGATGCCGACCAGGTCACGGCGGCGGTCGAGGCGACCCGCGAGGCGTTCGCCTCGGGTGCGCCGGTGGTGTTCCAGGCGACGTTCGTCGACGACGGCTTCGTCGGCTTCGCCGACTTCATCGTGCGGCAGCCCGACGGCCGCTACCTCGTGCAGGATTCCAAGCTCGCCCGCCGGGCACGCGTCACCGCGCTGCTCCAGCTCGCGGCCTACGCGACCCAGCTCGACCGGCTGGGCATCCCGCGCGCCGACACCGTCGAGCTGCTGCTCGGCGACGGCACCACGAGCTCGCACCGGCTCGAGGACATCGAGCCGGTCTACCTCCTCCGCCGCGATCGGCTCCGGCAGATCGTCGACGAGCGCGTCGCGGCCGACGGTCCCGTCGAGTGGGGCGATCCGCGCTACACGCTCGACGGCCGCTGCCCCACGTGCGATCTCGAGGTGCAGGCCAACCGCGACCTGCTGCTCGTGGCGGGGCTGCGCATCACGCAGCGGGCGCACTTCCTCGAGGCGGGCATCACCACCATCGACGAGCTCGCCGCGTCATCCGGGCCCGTCGAGGGCGTGCTCGACGCGACGCTCGACGCGCTGCGCGTGCAGGCGCAGCTGCAGCTCGCCGCCGAGGCGAACGAGCTCGCGGCCGCGGCATCCGGCGAGCGCGCTCCCGACGCCCCGCCGCTCCCGCCGCCCGTCGTCGTGCGCGAGCCGGGCGCGCTCGCGGCGATCCCCGAGCCCGATGCGGGCGACCTGTTCTTCGACTTCGAGGGCGACCCGCTCTACACCGAGGGTCCGGCCACCGACTGGGGCCTCGACTACCTGTTCGGCATGATCGACACGGCCGAGCGGTTCACGCCGATCTGGGCGCACAGCTTCGCCGAGGAGCGCGAGGCGCTCCTGGAGTTCCTCGCGTTCGTGAAGGAGCGCCGCGAGCGACACCCGAACCTGCACATCTACCACTACGCCAGCTACGAGCGCACGCACCTCACGTCGATCGCGGCGCGCCACGGCGTCGGCGAGGCCGAGGTCGACCAGCTGCTCGCCGACGGCGTGCTCGTCGACCTCTATCCGATCGTCAAGCGCGCGGTCCGCGTCGGCAGCCGGTCCTACTCGATCAAGAAGCTCGAGCCGCTCTACATGGGCGCCGAGCTGCGCGAGGCCGATGTGAAGTCGGGCGGCGACTCGATCCTCGAGTACGTCCGCGCACGCGAACTGCAGGCGACCGGCGGCGTCGACCCGGCCACCGGGCTCTCCGGTCCCGAGGCCGCGCAGGTCGTACTCGACGACCTCGCCGAGTACAACCGGTACGACTGCGTGTCGACGCTGCGGCTGCGCGACTGGCTGCTCGGCCTGGCCCGCGAGCGCGGCATCGCGCCGGTGCCGGCGCTGCTGCTCGCCGAGCCCACCGGCAAGCACTACGCCGCGAGCCCGCTCGCCGTCGAACTCGACCGGCTCGCGGGCCCCGACGAGGCACGGCGGGGCGACCCCGACCGCACCGCGCTCGCCCTCGCCGCCGCCGCGATCGACTACCACGACCGCGAGATGAAGACCTTCTGGTGGGGGCACTTCTTCCGCGTCGAGCAGCCGCTCGAGGCCTGGGAGGATCACCGCGACGTCCTCGTCGTCGATCCGGCCCGCACGCTCGTGCTCCAGGACTGGTACCGCGAGGGCCGGATGCAGCAGGACCGCCGCGAGCTGCTGCTGCGCGGTCGCGTCGCGCCCGGGTCGCGGTTCAGCCCCGGCGCCGACCTCTACCTGCTCTACGAGTGGCCCGCGCCGTTCCCATCCGACGTGCGGCGCCCCGGCTCGCGCGCGTCGACGCGCGCGACCGTGATCGAGGCGACCGCCGACGGCGTGCGCATCGCCGAGCGCTCGGTCGCCGGCGAGACGTGGCGCGAGCTGCCCGCGGCGCTCGTGCCGGGCAACCCCCCGCCCGCCGGCCGCCAGAAGGATGCGATCGCCGAGTGGGCGCGCCCCATCGTCGAGCAGCACCCGCGGTGGCCGAAGGACGCCGCGATCGACCTGCTGCGCCGCATCCCGCCGCGCACGCGCTCGGGCTCGCTCGCCCCGCTGCCCGACCACGAGTACGTCGGCGCAGTGGTCCGCTCGCTCGGCGACCTCGACGACTCCTACCTCGCGGTGCAGGGTCCCCCCGGCACCGGCAAGACCTACGTCGCGTCGCGCGTCATCGCGCGCCTCGTCGGCCACCACGGGTGGAAGGTCGGCGTCGTCGCGCAGTCGCACGCCGTCGTCGAGCACCTGCTCGACGCGATCGTGTCGGCCGGCCTCGACTCGCGCCTCATCGCCAAGGCGCCGAAGGAGCGCGACGAGCCGGTCGAACGCGGCTGGACCGCGATCGAGAAGGACGGCGCGTCGGCGTTCATCGCGGCGCACCAGTCGACCGGGTTCGTCTACGGCGGCACCGCCTGGGACTTCGCGAACGCCGGCCGCGTCGGCCGCCGCGCACTCGACCTGCTCGTCATCGACGAGGCCGGCCAGTTCTCCCTCGCGTCGACCATCGCCGCGTCGGTCGCCGCTCGCCGGCTGCTCCTGCTCGGCGACCCGCAGCAGCTCCCGCAGGTCAGCCAGGGCACGCACCCCGAGCCGGTCGACATGTCGGCGCTCGGCTGGATCGCGGACGGCCACGATGTGCTCCCGCCCGAGCTGGGCTACTTCCTCGCCGAGAGCCGCCGCATGCACCCCGCGCTGGCCGCACCGGTGTCGCAGCTCTCGTACGAGGGCGAACTCGAGTCGCACTCGTGCGCGGCGCTCCGGCGCATCGAGGGCGTCGAGCCGGGTCTCACCCCGGTGCCGATCGAGCACGAGGGCAACACGACCGAATCGGCGGAGGAGGCGAGCGAGGTCGTGCGGATCGTCGCATCCGTGCTCGGCCGGCCCTACGTCGGCACGACCGACGGGCCCGACGGACCGCAGGCCGCCGAGGCGCGGCCGCTCGCGCAGTCCGACCTCATCGTCGTCACGCCGTACAACGCCCAGCTCGCACTCGTGCGCGACGCGCTCGACCGGGCCGGCTACCGCGACATCCCGGTCGGCACGGTCGACAAGTTCCAGGGCCAGGAGGCCGCCGTCGCGATCGTGTCGCTCGCGGCGTCATCCGCCGCGGCGGCGCCACGGGGCGTCGAGTTCCTGCTGCTGAAGAACCGGCTCAACGTCGCGATCTCCCGCGCCCAGGTCGCGGCGTTCCTCGTCTACTCCCCGGGCCTGCTCGACGCGCTCCCGCGCACGCCCCAGGGGGTCGCCCAGCTCAGCGCCTTCGCCCGGCTCGTCGACGTCGAACTGCCGTCCCTCGACCGCGCACCGGCCGGGCTCGCGACGTCCGATCGGGCCGAGCCGGCCGCGGCGCCCGCCTGA
- a CDS encoding glutaredoxin family protein, with product MTSPSDLAPARITMYGAAWCGDCRRSKALLDRRRVEYDYVDLEVVVEGAARAKAISGRTNIPVIVFPDGAHFTEPTDAELGAKLDEVEQQGDGAAA from the coding sequence ATGACCTCCCCCAGCGATCTCGCCCCTGCCCGGATCACGATGTACGGCGCCGCCTGGTGCGGCGACTGCCGTCGGTCGAAGGCCCTGCTCGACCGACGCCGCGTCGAGTACGACTACGTCGACCTCGAGGTCGTCGTCGAGGGGGCTGCGCGTGCCAAGGCGATCTCCGGGCGCACGAACATCCCCGTGATCGTCTTCCCCGACGGCGCGCACTTCACCGAGCCGACCGACGCCGAGCTCGGCGCGAAGCTCGACGAGGTCGAGCAGCAGGGCGACGGCGCGGCCGCCTGA
- a CDS encoding RyR domain-containing protein, whose product MASSDPEPGAHPGPLVVVAGDVTVDWNLARRPVSAQAQSQSQSDGGRAPHRGGAALLGDLIALTAAGMPDRRPARVSPPEPFGTVAPGDGRHNHSYAVWNPAAGGDGSSAPAWRVGTLLGTDRARSDERTRQEWQRLASAAARADVIVLDDADLGFRDLSDATVWEATRARRPWIVLKQSRRIAQGPLWEHLTADAADRLIVVVAIDDLRADEIQVSRALSWERTAQDLLWELVNAPAMNALSQVAHTLVSFGPSGAMLVSRDAHAPHPSCTLFYDPAIAEGGWELEHADGVMGGTDCLVAAIACRLLGRPETPDLGGAVEDGVAAARLLHVRGYEEAGPGRTDLAFPLDAVAGALRSESEPLVAVAVPEPSADRYWTILEDRCRGALDATAADVVRRGPSAALAGVPLGRFASLTTADRSEIESFRGVAALIGEYLTSPATAPLCIGVFGPPGAGKSFGVKQVAKAVAGGRVSSALEFNLAQLGSTDELADAFHVVRDTALSGRIPLVFWDEFDSDLMGEPLGWLRHFLAPMQDGEFRHGQLTHRIGRAIFVFAGGTAARVEEFGRGLGEADFRRAKGPDFVSRLRGFVDVLGPNAHGPQDHYAVIRRALLLRAILERQAPQLFDGSRLRIDSGVLRAFLEVSEYRHGARSLEAIVASSHLAGASTYARSALPPTAQLGLHVEPEDFESLVQHPDLEGALLERLARAAHRVYEERLPGSRTLVAFDDLPSYQREQNRANVRDIPTKLARIGCVMVPASAAAAPTELTADEVERLAEDEHARWLRDLGPGWQYGATSDPERRIHEAYLPWPALPDDQRDKDRELVRRIPTIIREAGYAIVRTHRMPGAP is encoded by the coding sequence ATGGCCAGCTCCGACCCGGAACCCGGCGCACACCCGGGACCGCTCGTCGTCGTCGCCGGGGACGTCACGGTCGACTGGAACCTCGCCCGGCGGCCGGTGTCGGCGCAGGCGCAGTCGCAGTCGCAGTCGGACGGTGGCCGGGCGCCCCACCGCGGCGGCGCGGCCCTGCTCGGCGATCTGATCGCGCTCACGGCCGCCGGGATGCCCGACCGCCGGCCTGCGCGGGTCAGCCCGCCCGAGCCGTTCGGCACGGTCGCGCCGGGAGACGGACGCCACAACCACTCCTACGCGGTCTGGAACCCGGCCGCGGGCGGCGATGGGTCGAGCGCACCGGCATGGCGTGTCGGCACGTTGCTCGGCACCGACCGAGCACGCTCGGACGAGCGCACGCGGCAGGAGTGGCAGCGCCTGGCGTCGGCGGCGGCGCGCGCCGACGTGATCGTGCTCGACGACGCCGACCTGGGCTTCCGCGACCTCTCCGACGCGACGGTGTGGGAGGCGACGCGGGCGAGGCGGCCGTGGATCGTGCTGAAGCAGTCGAGGCGCATCGCGCAGGGCCCGCTGTGGGAGCACCTGACCGCCGACGCGGCCGACCGGCTCATCGTCGTCGTCGCGATCGACGACCTCCGCGCCGACGAGATCCAGGTGAGCCGGGCGCTCTCGTGGGAGCGCACCGCCCAGGACCTGCTGTGGGAACTCGTCAACGCCCCCGCCATGAACGCCCTCTCGCAGGTCGCCCACACGCTCGTGTCGTTCGGACCGTCCGGCGCCATGCTCGTCTCCCGGGACGCCCACGCGCCGCATCCGAGCTGCACGCTCTTCTACGACCCCGCGATCGCCGAGGGCGGCTGGGAGCTCGAGCACGCCGACGGGGTCATGGGCGGCACCGACTGCCTCGTCGCGGCGATCGCGTGCCGACTCCTGGGACGGCCGGAGACCCCGGACCTCGGCGGCGCGGTCGAGGACGGCGTCGCCGCGGCGCGGCTGCTGCACGTGCGCGGCTACGAGGAGGCCGGACCCGGTCGCACCGACCTGGCCTTCCCGCTCGACGCCGTGGCCGGGGCCCTGCGATCCGAGTCGGAGCCGCTCGTCGCGGTCGCGGTCCCCGAGCCGTCGGCGGACCGGTACTGGACCATCCTCGAGGACCGGTGCCGCGGGGCCCTCGACGCCACCGCGGCCGACGTGGTACGACGCGGCCCCTCCGCCGCGCTCGCGGGCGTGCCGCTGGGCCGCTTCGCGAGCCTGACGACCGCCGATCGCAGCGAGATCGAGTCGTTCCGCGGCGTCGCGGCGCTCATCGGCGAGTACCTCACCTCGCCCGCGACCGCACCGCTCTGCATCGGCGTCTTCGGGCCGCCGGGCGCCGGCAAGTCGTTCGGCGTGAAGCAGGTCGCGAAGGCCGTCGCGGGCGGCCGGGTGAGCTCCGCGCTCGAGTTCAACCTGGCGCAGCTCGGCTCGACCGACGAACTCGCCGACGCGTTCCACGTCGTCAGGGACACCGCCCTGTCGGGCCGGATCCCGCTCGTGTTCTGGGACGAGTTCGACAGCGACCTGATGGGCGAACCGCTCGGATGGCTGCGGCACTTCCTCGCCCCCATGCAGGACGGCGAGTTCCGCCACGGCCAGCTCACGCACCGCATCGGACGGGCCATCTTCGTGTTCGCGGGCGGCACGGCCGCGCGCGTCGAGGAGTTCGGCCGTGGACTCGGGGAGGCGGACTTCCGCCGAGCCAAGGGACCCGACTTCGTCAGCCGGCTCCGCGGCTTCGTCGACGTCCTCGGGCCGAACGCGCACGGCCCGCAGGACCACTACGCCGTCATCCGTCGAGCGCTCCTGCTCCGCGCGATCCTCGAGCGGCAGGCCCCGCAGCTCTTCGACGGCTCGCGCCTGCGCATCGACAGCGGAGTGCTTCGCGCCTTCCTCGAGGTATCGGAGTACCGGCACGGTGCGCGCTCGCTCGAGGCGATCGTCGCTTCGTCGCACCTCGCGGGTGCGAGCACCTACGCGCGGTCCGCCCTGCCGCCGACCGCGCAACTCGGCCTGCACGTCGAGCCGGAGGACTTCGAATCGCTCGTGCAGCATCCCGACCTGGAGGGAGCGCTCCTCGAACGCCTCGCCCGCGCGGCCCACCGCGTGTACGAGGAGCGCCTCCCCGGCAGCCGGACGCTGGTCGCCTTCGACGACCTTCCGTCGTACCAGCGGGAGCAGAACCGCGCGAACGTGCGCGACATCCCGACCAAGCTCGCACGGATCGGCTGCGTCATGGTGCCGGCGAGCGCGGCGGCCGCGCCCACGGAGCTCACCGCCGACGAGGTGGAGCGCCTCGCGGAGGACGAGCACGCGCGCTGGCTGCGCGACCTCGGGCCCGGATGGCAGTACGGCGCGACGAGCGACCCCGAGCGGCGGATCCACGAGGCCTACCTGCCATGGCCGGCGCTGCCCGACGACCAGCGCGACAAGGACCGCGAGCTGGTCCGCCGGATCCCGACGATCATCCGCGAGGCCGGGTACGCCATCGTCCGCACCCACCGGATGCCGGGGGCGCCGTGA
- a CDS encoding toll/interleukin-1 receptor domain-containing protein, with the protein MTHEVFICHASEDKPIADGVCAVLEQERIPCWIAPRDILPADDYGRAILEAITSSRLVVFVFSASANASPHIRRELELAVSNGIPILPFRVEDTLPSESLQYYLGGIHWLDALTPPMEAHLHHLAGTVRVILDRDQPTLRGNRAATAAGAAPGAPASPGGSAPPAPAPAAPAAASATSPPTVQPPPAASAPPGGPPPATPPATPPAASPRQSPAARRRSPLLWVLIGVGVLVLAGAGVAIALATGLIGGGESGTGGSTATPGASTSPEMVLSERSCELLDPADVTAVYGAGAGPPTPAGDGYCDFAAYESITIYVEPAGAADLAEWRSTAPAGTVDLPDLGGGAYQQPDGTLLVYDPQREIIFLMLTGGSTDDDYRRLVELAGLVVATS; encoded by the coding sequence GTGACGCACGAGGTGTTCATCTGCCACGCCTCCGAGGACAAGCCGATCGCGGACGGCGTGTGCGCGGTGCTCGAGCAGGAGCGGATCCCGTGCTGGATCGCGCCGCGCGACATCCTGCCCGCCGACGACTACGGCCGGGCCATCCTCGAGGCGATCACCTCGAGCCGGCTCGTCGTGTTCGTCTTCTCGGCGAGCGCCAACGCGTCGCCGCACATCCGCCGCGAGCTCGAGCTCGCGGTGAGCAACGGCATCCCCATCCTGCCGTTCCGCGTCGAGGACACCCTCCCCTCGGAATCGCTCCAGTACTACCTCGGCGGCATCCACTGGCTCGACGCGCTGACCCCGCCCATGGAGGCGCACCTGCACCACTTGGCCGGGACCGTGCGCGTGATCCTGGATCGCGACCAGCCGACGCTGCGCGGCAACCGGGCGGCGACAGCGGCGGGGGCGGCGCCCGGGGCGCCGGCATCGCCCGGGGGCTCGGCGCCGCCGGCCCCAGCACCCGCGGCGCCGGCTGCGGCGTCGGCGACGTCTCCGCCCACGGTGCAGCCTCCACCCGCGGCGTCGGCACCGCCCGGCGGGCCGCCGCCGGCGACACCGCCCGCGACACCGCCCGCGGCCTCGCCTCGGCAGTCGCCCGCTGCGCGCCGACGATCACCGCTGCTCTGGGTGCTCATCGGCGTCGGGGTGCTGGTCCTGGCCGGCGCCGGCGTCGCGATCGCCCTCGCGACAGGCCTCATCGGCGGCGGCGAGAGCGGCACCGGAGGTTCGACCGCGACTCCCGGCGCGAGCACCTCGCCCGAGATGGTCCTGTCGGAGCGCTCGTGCGAACTGCTCGATCCGGCGGATGTCACGGCCGTCTACGGCGCGGGCGCGGGTCCGCCGACCCCCGCGGGCGACGGGTACTGCGACTTCGCCGCGTACGAGTCGATCACGATCTACGTCGAGCCCGCGGGAGCGGCCGATCTCGCGGAGTGGCGCTCGACCGCGCCGGCCGGCACCGTCGACCTCCCCGACCTCGGCGGCGGGGCGTACCAGCAGCCCGACGGGACGCTGCTCGTGTACGACCCGCAGCGCGAGATCATCTTCCTCATGCTCACCGGCGGGAGCACCGACGACGACTACCGCCGCCTCGTCGAGCTCGCCGGTCTCGTCGTCGCGACCTCCTGA
- a CDS encoding LLM class F420-dependent oxidoreductase codes for MRFGYFVPQGWRHDLVGIDPAEHWSTMHGLAAHADRDGSPWESIWVYDHFHTVPVHSETEATHEAWSLMSAFAASTSRVRLGQMCTCMAYRNPAYLAKVAATVDVISGGRLEMGIGAGWYEHEWRAYGYGFPDAPERLRMLREGVEIMHQAWATGRANFSGEHYTVDGAIFQPQPLQEGGIPMWVAGGGEKVTLKIAAKYAAYTNFYGSPDEFSHKSEVLRGHTDRLGRDFDSIVRSANFNTVIGTSEADVAARLERLEARVAPYLGTGATRRFIGDYRSHAAIAVGTVDQVIERLLDMKRRGLGYAIHYFPELAFDTSVLDLYEREVLPALR; via the coding sequence ATGCGATTCGGATACTTCGTTCCCCAGGGATGGCGCCACGACCTCGTCGGCATCGACCCCGCCGAGCACTGGTCGACCATGCACGGCCTCGCCGCGCACGCCGACCGCGACGGGTCGCCGTGGGAGTCGATCTGGGTGTACGACCACTTCCACACGGTGCCGGTGCACAGCGAGACCGAGGCCACGCACGAGGCGTGGTCGCTCATGTCGGCGTTCGCCGCGTCGACCTCGCGCGTGCGGCTCGGCCAGATGTGCACGTGCATGGCCTACCGCAACCCGGCCTACCTCGCGAAGGTCGCCGCGACGGTCGACGTCATCTCGGGCGGCCGGCTCGAGATGGGCATCGGCGCCGGATGGTACGAGCACGAGTGGCGCGCGTACGGCTACGGGTTCCCCGACGCCCCCGAGCGGCTGCGGATGCTGCGCGAGGGCGTCGAGATCATGCACCAGGCGTGGGCCACCGGGCGCGCGAACTTCTCCGGTGAGCACTACACCGTCGACGGCGCGATCTTCCAGCCGCAGCCGCTCCAGGAGGGCGGCATTCCCATGTGGGTGGCCGGCGGCGGCGAGAAGGTGACGCTGAAGATCGCGGCGAAGTACGCCGCGTACACGAACTTCTACGGCAGCCCCGACGAGTTCAGCCACAAGAGCGAGGTGCTGCGCGGGCACACCGACCGGCTCGGGCGCGACTTCGACTCGATCGTGCGCAGCGCCAACTTCAACACGGTGATCGGCACGTCCGAGGCGGATGTCGCGGCGCGCCTCGAGCGCCTCGAGGCGCGCGTCGCGCCGTACCTCGGCACCGGTGCGACCCGTCGTTTCATTGGCGACTACCGCTCCCACGCGGCGATCGCGGTCGGCACGGTCGACCAGGTGATCGAGCGCCTGCTCGACATGAAGCGCCGCGGTCTCGGCTACGCGATCCACTACTTCCCGGAGCTCGCGTTCGACACGTCGGTGCTCGACCTGTACGAGCGCGAGGTGCTTCCCGCGCTGCGCTGA
- a CDS encoding baeRF3 domain-containing protein: protein MTVHYELPTTTDFAALQGEHHPAITVYASTSPVVSERERAEVAVRSLFDEAFERLRAMDADASEVDALKTGRDAVVADKDIWSGLARSLAIFVAPGFTDVYVLPNRLDDAVHVGSHFTLGQLLRAPSQDQEAFAVCLSSNEWSLWHAEPTARAEQMPLDPSLPKNMEEATNRERGDAGQRRTGGHGDRGMSEEDRRPEQHDIYAKRVADAVRQELMTHDADERVPLFVFAAEPMLSSFLERARNGRRVIPVQGGPDRLGAAEIDEELRRRLAQLNVDEAKAALQRLADGSAGRVERDLAAIGRLAAEGAVETLWFDFTTSVNGTIDPESGAVEFATGNGSGQALSDGRHAGDLLPQLAMLVLSRGGKVVTVRGEDLDDTVWQGPAIAELRFALT from the coding sequence ATGACGGTCCACTACGAACTGCCCACCACGACCGATTTCGCCGCGCTGCAAGGCGAGCACCATCCGGCCATCACGGTCTACGCATCGACCTCACCCGTCGTGAGCGAGCGCGAGCGTGCCGAAGTCGCCGTGCGCAGCCTCTTCGACGAGGCGTTCGAGCGCCTCCGCGCGATGGACGCCGACGCGTCCGAGGTCGACGCGCTCAAGACCGGGCGCGACGCGGTGGTCGCCGACAAGGACATCTGGAGCGGGCTCGCCCGCTCGCTCGCGATCTTCGTCGCCCCGGGTTTCACCGACGTGTACGTGCTGCCGAACCGGCTCGACGACGCCGTGCACGTCGGCTCGCACTTCACCCTCGGACAGCTCCTGCGCGCACCCAGCCAAGACCAGGAGGCCTTCGCGGTCTGCCTCTCGTCGAACGAGTGGAGCCTGTGGCACGCGGAGCCGACCGCGCGCGCCGAGCAGATGCCGCTCGATCCGAGCCTGCCCAAGAACATGGAGGAGGCGACCAACCGCGAACGCGGCGACGCCGGCCAGCGACGCACCGGCGGGCACGGCGACCGCGGCATGAGCGAGGAGGACCGACGCCCCGAGCAGCACGACATCTACGCCAAGCGCGTCGCCGACGCGGTGCGCCAGGAGCTCATGACGCACGACGCCGACGAGCGCGTGCCGCTGTTCGTGTTCGCGGCCGAGCCCATGCTCAGCTCGTTCCTCGAGCGTGCGCGCAACGGCCGGCGCGTGATCCCGGTGCAGGGCGGGCCCGATCGGCTCGGCGCCGCAGAGATCGACGAGGAACTGCGACGACGCCTCGCCCAGCTCAACGTCGACGAGGCGAAGGCCGCCCTGCAGCGGCTCGCCGACGGCAGCGCCGGTCGCGTCGAGCGCGACCTCGCCGCGATCGGCCGGCTCGCCGCCGAGGGCGCCGTCGAGACCCTGTGGTTCGACTTCACCACCTCGGTCAACGGCACGATCGACCCCGAGTCCGGGGCCGTCGAGTTCGCGACCGGGAACGGCAGCGGCCAGGCCCTCTCCGACGGCCGGCACGCCGGCGACCTGCTGCCGCAGCTCGCGATGCTCGTGCTCTCGCGCGGCGGCAAGGTCGTCACCGTGCGCGGCGAGGACCTCGACGACACGGTGTGGCAGGGGCCGGCGATCGCCGAGCTGAGGTTCGCGCTGACGTAG